The segment ATAATGGTTTCCAAGGATTTCCTCGGCGATGAGCCCTTCGTCATGTATTTGGGCGATAACCTCCTGAAGCAGGGGGCTAAGCCATTCGTTGAGGCTTTCGAGGCCGGATCCAGCGATTGCGTCGTCGGAGCCGCGAGGGTCAAGGATCCGAGCCGATACGGCGTAGTACTCTTCGACGAGCGGGGCCTGGTGAAGCGATTCGTCGAGAAGCCCAAGGAGCCGATCAGCCCTTGGGCCCTGATAGGCGTTTACGTCTTCAACCACAGGATATTCGATGCCATAGGGAGGATAAGGCCCTCTTGGAGGGGGGAGCTCGAGATCACCGATGCCATCCAAACGCTCCTCGAAAGCGGCGCCAAGGTTGATTGCAGATTCGTGGAGGGTTGGTGGAAGGACACGGGCAGGCCGGAGGACCTTTTGGAGGCAAACCAATTGGTCCTGCAGGAGCTGGACCTCCGGGTCGAGGGCGAGGTGGATCCGGGCGCGAGGATAACGGGCAACGTGGGCATCGGGAAGGGGACTAGGGTCCTAGAGGGGGCGATGATAAGGGGCCCGGCCATAATAGGGCGCGGCTGCGAGATAGGCCCCAATGCCTACATAGGGCCATATACGTCCATAGGGGATGGGGCAATCGTTAGGAACAGCGAGATCGAGAACTCGATAGTGATGGGCGGGGCCGAGATAGATTGCGGGAGGCGCATCGTCGATAGCCTCATAGGCTCCAAGGCGAAGGTCCTGAGCCAGGAGCGCAACTTGCCCAAGGGCCTAAAGCTGATCCTGGGCGATATGACCTACGTGGGCGTTTGAGCCTACTGCGCTAGGGCGGTGCGGGGATGGTGCCGAATAGCACAAGCCCCCAACCTTCCGAGGGAATGTGGCGAAAGCCGGTCGCATTATTGAGGGGACCCTCATTGCCGAGTGGCGGAGCCCGATACTTGATAACGCTGGCGATCGTGGCGTCCCTGAAGGCCCTCGGCGCGCTTTGGGTCCATTCGGAGCTCAGCAGGGGGGAGCGCGGCTTTTGGACCCCTTGGATGGCGGCTTGGGGCGCTGAGGGCCCATCGGCCCGCTGGCTCTACCTATTCTTGGCTTGGGATACGGGTTGGTATGTGAAGATGGCGAGGACGTTCGCCCTTTACCCCGACAGACCCTTCTTCCCGGCCTACCCTTGGCTCATCAGAGCCCTATCCGGCATCTTGGGCGATTATTGGCTCTCCGCCTGCGCAATCTCTTTTGGGCTCGGGATGGCCTGCGCGCCAGTTTACCAAGCCTTGGCCGAGCGATATATGGCCAAGGAGGAGGCCTTCGGATCGGCGCTACTCTTCGCCCTCTTCCCGTTCACCTTC is part of the Candidatus Bathyarchaeia archaeon genome and harbors:
- a CDS encoding glucose-1-phosphate thymidylyltransferase, producing the protein MKGLLLAGGHGTRLRPLTFTGNKHMLPIANKPMILYGLEHLINAGIREIGVVLGPIKEGVRELLGDGSKFGVRISYIEQPEPRGLAHAIMVSKDFLGDEPFVMYLGDNLLKQGAKPFVEAFEAGSSDCVVGAARVKDPSRYGVVLFDERGLVKRFVEKPKEPISPWALIGVYVFNHRIFDAIGRIRPSWRGELEITDAIQTLLESGAKVDCRFVEGWWKDTGRPEDLLEANQLVLQELDLRVEGEVDPGARITGNVGIGKGTRVLEGAMIRGPAIIGRGCEIGPNAYIGPYTSIGDGAIVRNSEIENSIVMGGAEIDCGRRIVDSLIGSKAKVLSQERNLPKGLKLILGDMTYVGV